Proteins encoded by one window of Nocardioides euryhalodurans:
- a CDS encoding phosphodiester glycosidase family protein gives MLSRIGLACVALGLTAVSLAILPDDPGPDPSGDRGSLSGRSGDQPRQTSDGLPGEIARDLRPGVSTRPRVSGVRERTLAPGVSYRRWDRTDRRGRFRSYLVTVDLAKKGVRLDYATGSTVASRGALTALLRRDEGVVAGINGGFFDIDDTGAPLGVGRDRERGFLHAAKYTWKNTFTIARDGTTRIGPVTMQASIAERPMLEITNVNSPRVREGRVGIYTRAWGRTSGYSVTDGQRRNVRMVVVRDGVVVSRSTRLPRDRRIRGTVLIGRGPGAEQLARLRVGAPATVAWGIPESYDVALGGESVLLRQGRVRVSDDVYLHPRTAIGIDRDTGRILLLVVDGRQDHSRGLTMVELARLMRRLGAETALNLDGGGSSTLAGLTGAGRLRVLSSPSDGAQRPIPDGLAVLVG, from the coding sequence GTGCTCTCCCGGATCGGTCTCGCCTGCGTCGCCCTCGGACTCACCGCGGTGAGCCTGGCGATCCTCCCCGACGACCCGGGCCCGGACCCGTCCGGCGACCGCGGCTCGCTCAGCGGCCGCAGCGGCGACCAGCCCCGCCAGACCTCGGACGGACTGCCCGGCGAGATCGCTCGCGACCTGCGTCCCGGGGTCAGCACCCGTCCCCGCGTCTCCGGTGTCCGGGAGCGCACGCTCGCCCCCGGGGTCTCCTACCGGCGGTGGGACCGGACCGACCGTCGCGGGCGTTTCCGGAGCTACCTGGTCACGGTCGACCTGGCGAAGAAGGGCGTCCGGCTGGACTACGCGACCGGGTCCACCGTCGCGAGCCGCGGTGCCCTCACCGCGCTGCTGCGTCGCGACGAGGGCGTCGTCGCCGGCATCAACGGCGGCTTCTTCGACATCGACGACACCGGCGCCCCGCTGGGCGTCGGCCGGGACCGCGAGCGCGGCTTCCTGCACGCCGCGAAGTACACGTGGAAGAACACCTTCACGATCGCCCGCGACGGGACCACCCGGATCGGGCCGGTCACGATGCAGGCGAGCATCGCCGAGCGCCCGATGCTCGAGATCACCAACGTGAACTCCCCGCGCGTCCGCGAGGGCCGGGTCGGCATCTACACCAGGGCCTGGGGCAGGACGTCCGGCTACTCCGTCACCGACGGCCAGCGCCGCAACGTCCGGATGGTCGTGGTCCGCGACGGGGTCGTGGTCTCGCGCTCCACCCGACTCCCCCGTGACCGCCGGATCCGCGGCACGGTCCTGATCGGACGCGGGCCCGGCGCCGAGCAGCTCGCGCGGTTGCGGGTGGGCGCGCCGGCGACCGTCGCGTGGGGGATCCCGGAGTCCTACGACGTGGCCCTCGGTGGGGAGTCCGTGCTGCTGCGCCAGGGCCGGGTCCGGGTGTCCGACGACGTCTACCTCCACCCCCGCACCGCGATCGGCATCGACCGCGACACCGGCCGGATCCTGCTGCTCGTCGTCGACGGCCGGCAGGACCACAGCCGCGGCCTGACGATGGTGGAGCTCGCCCGGCTGATGCGTCGCCTCGGGGCCGAGACCGCCCTCAACCTCGACGGCGGTGGCTCGAGCACCCTCGCCGGCCTGACCGGGGCGGGAAGGCTGCGGGTGCTCAGCTCCCCCTCCGATGGCGCGCAGCGGCCGATCCCCGACGGCCTGGCTGTCCTGGTCGGCTAG